A window of Cryptomeria japonica chromosome 3, Sugi_1.0, whole genome shotgun sequence contains these coding sequences:
- the LOC131060485 gene encoding BURP domain protein RD22-like, translating to MAAPTIAVEATLSTYLNGRYPPSLGISEIIQFACLFEHFAPYEFWLFSVAASGARYLQGGEKERLSLTPSIAYWHEKLPMTPIPQSLWELISPDEVNVAKEGVNSIRLVQELESTPKTENPPDRSYAADRLPFFYRSYAADKSDELPFFYRSYAADKSDEIPFFYRSYAADKTDEFPFFYRSYAVDKSDELPFFYRSYAPEKSNEMKSDEIPFFYPSYTADKSNELPFFYRSYAADVQMPTTHSSQSVFLLEKDLVSGTKKYLSYSNTQKMHFLPRSVADKIPFSSDNLSVALKELNIAPDSDMGLAMKQTLKVCEAPPVKGETKYCATSLESMIDYITSKLGSNGVTVLATNVPKGKTSKSVKHQYSITGVQYKSQGEKPVYVCHTIKYAYAVYFCHELQGTKIARVSVKGEDGSMVEAATICHTDTSAWNPKHVAFLVLNVKPGAASVCHFIPENHFVWLGAN from the exons ATGGCTGCACCTACCATTGCGGTGGAGGCCACGCTGAGCACCTATTTAAATGGACGATATCCTCCTTCACTTGGTATCTCTGAAATCATTCAGTTTGCCTGCT TATTTGAGCACTTTGCGCCTTATGAGTTTTGGTTGTTT TCAGTAGCGGCTAGCGGAGCGAGGTATTTGCAAGGCGGTGAAAAGGAAAGGCTATCACTGACTCCGAGTATAGCGTACTGGCATGAGAAGCTGCCCATGACGCCCATTCCACAGAGTCTGTGGGAACTTATCTCACCTGATGAAGTGAATGTTGCAAAGGAAGGAGTGAATTCGATACGCTTGGTGCAGGAATTAGAAAGCACTCCCAAAACTGAAAACCCTCCAGACCGTTCTTACGCTGCAGACAGACTCCCTTTCTTTTACCGTTCTTATGCTGCAGATAAATCAGATGAATTGCCTTTCTTTTACCGTTCTTATGCTGCAGATAAATCAGATGAAATCCCTTTCTTTTACCGTTCTTACGCTGCAGATAAAACAGATGAATTCCCGTTCTTTTACCGTTCTTACGCTGTAGATAAATCAGATGAACTCCCTTTCTTTTACCGTTCTTATGCTCCAGAGAAATCAAATGAAATGAAATCGGATGAAATCCCTTTCTTTTACCCTTCTTATACTGCAGATAAATCAAATGAATTACCTTTCTTTTATCGTTCTTACGCTGCAGATGTGCAAATGCCAACAACGCACTCATCGCAGAGCGTATTTCTGCTGGAGAAGGATTTGGTGAGTGGAACCAAAAAGTATCTAAGCTATTCCAACACTCAGAAGATGCATTTCCTTCCACGCTCCGTGGCAGATAAAATCCCTTTCTCCTCCGACAACCTCTCTGTGGCGTTGAAGGAGCTCAATATAGCGCCAGATTCTGACATGGGTCTTGCTATGAAGCAGACCTTAAAAGTATGCGAAGCTCCTCCGGTGAAGGGCGAAACCAAATACTGCGCAACATCGCTGGAGTCCATGATTGACTACATCACTTCGAAGCTGGGAAGCAATGGCGTAACCGTGCTGGCGACGAATGTTCCAAAGGGGAAGACATCAAAATCTGTGAAGCACCAATATTCCATCACGGGAGTGCAATACAAGAGCCAAGGAGAGAAGCCAGTGTATGTCTGCCACACTATAAAATATGCGTACGCAGTGTATTTTTGCCACGAATTGCAAGGCACCAAGATCGCAAGAGTTTCGGTGAAAGGCGAAGATGGCAGCATGGTGGAGGCGGCGACCATCTGTCACACGGACACCAGCGCCTGGAATCCGAAACACGTGGCATTCCTGGTGTTGAACGTCAAGCCTGGTGCTGCTTCTGTCTGCCATTTTATTCCCGAAAACCACTTTGTGTGGCTGGGAGCCAACTAG